A region of Plantactinospora sp. BC1 DNA encodes the following proteins:
- a CDS encoding acyl-CoA synthetase, whose protein sequence is MLLPALSGVLPDRPDAVRVDGETTSWEELRGAAAGVAGRLVGAPAVAVYATASLSGVVGVLGGLIAGVPVVPVPADAGPVELAHILTDSGAALLLADTPPPYPVPVPVEPVRAAGPALPGGLPEPPGTATALILYTSGTTGAPKGVLLTRDAIAHDLDALARAWAWTPDDILVHGLPLYHVHGLVLGVLGALRVGCRLVHTGRPHPDRYAAAGGTLLFGVPTVWSRIADDPGSARALSGARLLVSGSAPLPEPVFARLAGLTGHRPIERYGMTETLITVSTRVDGDRRPGHVGLPLPGVQTRLVDDAGAVLPADGESIGELQVRGPTLFTGYLGLPEVTAASYAPGGWFRSGDVATVGPDGQHRIVGRASIDLIKSGGYRIGAGEVENMLLAHPGVREAAVVGAPHPDLGQEVVAYVVGDGVTAQALIDFVATGLSRHKRPRRVHLVDALPRNAMGKVQKRQLLG, encoded by the coding sequence ATGCTGTTGCCGGCGCTGAGTGGGGTGCTGCCGGACCGTCCGGACGCGGTCCGGGTCGACGGCGAGACGACCTCGTGGGAGGAGTTGCGCGGCGCCGCCGCCGGGGTCGCCGGCCGGCTGGTCGGGGCACCGGCCGTCGCCGTGTACGCCACCGCCTCGCTCTCCGGCGTGGTCGGGGTGCTCGGCGGGCTGATCGCCGGCGTACCGGTGGTGCCGGTGCCGGCCGACGCCGGACCGGTGGAACTGGCGCACATCCTCACCGACTCCGGGGCCGCGCTGCTGCTGGCGGACACCCCGCCGCCGTACCCGGTGCCGGTGCCGGTCGAGCCGGTCCGCGCGGCGGGACCCGCACTCCCCGGCGGCCTCCCCGAACCACCGGGTACGGCCACCGCCCTGATCCTCTACACCAGCGGCACCACCGGGGCACCCAAGGGCGTCCTGCTGACCCGGGACGCGATCGCGCACGACCTGGACGCCCTGGCGCGGGCGTGGGCGTGGACCCCGGACGACATCCTGGTGCACGGGCTGCCGCTGTACCACGTACACGGGCTGGTTCTCGGGGTGCTGGGGGCGCTGCGAGTCGGCTGCCGGCTGGTGCACACCGGCCGACCCCACCCCGACCGGTACGCGGCGGCCGGCGGGACGCTGCTCTTCGGGGTACCGACGGTCTGGTCGCGGATCGCGGACGATCCCGGGTCGGCGCGGGCGCTGTCCGGCGCGCGGCTGCTGGTCTCCGGGAGCGCGCCGCTGCCGGAGCCGGTCTTCGCCCGGCTGGCCGGGTTGACCGGGCACCGGCCGATCGAGCGGTACGGCATGACCGAGACGTTGATCACGGTCAGCACCCGGGTCGACGGCGACCGCCGGCCCGGACACGTCGGGCTGCCACTGCCCGGGGTGCAGACCCGGCTGGTCGACGACGCCGGTGCCGTGCTGCCGGCCGACGGGGAGAGCATCGGGGAGCTTCAGGTGCGCGGCCCGACCCTCTTCACCGGCTACCTCGGGCTGCCGGAGGTGACCGCTGCCTCGTACGCCCCGGGCGGCTGGTTCCGCAGCGGTGACGTGGCGACGGTGGGGCCGGACGGTCAGCACCGGATCGTCGGCCGGGCCAGCATCGACCTGATCAAGAGCGGGGGGTACCGGATCGGGGCCGGCGAGGTGGAGAACATGCTGCTCGCCCACCCCGGCGTCCGGGAGGCGGCGGTGGTCGGCGCCCCGCACCCGGACCTCGGCCAGGAGGTGGTGGCATACGTCGTCGGCGACGGCGTGACCGCCCAGGCGTTGATCGACTTCGTCGCCACCGGGCTGTCCCGGCACAAGCGGCCCCGCCGGGTGCACCTGGTGGACGCGCTGCCGCGCAACGCGATGGGGAAGGTGCAGAAGCGGCAACTGCTGGGCTGA
- a CDS encoding radical SAM protein, translating into MQTRTDLVEDLMGRFPHIPREAVLKEDLLRGGMAFDDSALTDNENGEVKPKSYFIFSFDHRTLPELGSAALRRPPEEIVLTGGPYELRRTVVSVRVNPDSPYRVKDGGDGVLRLYLDDRPIADVGLPPMPEYYRHTLAGGKSVMEVAPTIQWGYLIYLTVFRVCQYFGAKEECQYCDINHNWRQHKAAGRPYTGVKPVDEVLEAMEIIDRHDTLGASKAYTLTGGSVTSKVDGLGEADFYGRYAKAIEERFPGRWIGKVVAQALPKADVQRFHDYGIRIYHPNYEVWDKRLFELYCPGKERYVGREEWHRRILDSAEIFGPRNVIPNFVAGIEMAEPFGFTTVDEAIESTTEGLQFFMSRGITPRFTTWCPEPTTPLGRTNPQGAPLEYHIRLLEAYRATMEANGLSSPPGYGPPGAGNAVFSVSSFMDTLPPN; encoded by the coding sequence GTGCAGACCCGCACTGATCTCGTCGAGGACCTGATGGGGCGCTTCCCGCACATCCCACGCGAGGCGGTCCTCAAGGAGGACCTGCTCCGCGGCGGCATGGCGTTCGACGACTCGGCGCTGACCGACAACGAGAACGGCGAGGTCAAGCCGAAGTCGTACTTCATCTTCTCCTTCGACCACCGGACCCTGCCCGAGCTGGGCTCGGCGGCGCTGCGCCGGCCACCGGAGGAGATCGTCCTGACCGGCGGCCCGTACGAGCTGCGCCGCACGGTGGTCTCGGTGCGGGTCAACCCCGACTCGCCGTACCGGGTCAAGGACGGCGGCGACGGGGTGCTCCGGCTCTACCTGGACGACCGGCCTATCGCCGACGTCGGGCTGCCGCCGATGCCGGAGTACTACCGGCACACCCTCGCGGGCGGCAAGTCGGTGATGGAGGTCGCCCCCACCATCCAGTGGGGCTACCTGATCTACCTGACCGTCTTCCGGGTCTGCCAGTACTTCGGCGCCAAGGAGGAGTGCCAGTACTGCGACATCAACCACAACTGGCGCCAGCACAAGGCGGCCGGGCGGCCGTACACCGGGGTGAAGCCGGTGGACGAGGTGCTGGAGGCGATGGAGATCATCGACCGGCACGACACCCTCGGCGCCTCGAAGGCGTACACCCTGACCGGGGGAAGCGTCACCTCGAAGGTCGACGGGCTCGGCGAGGCCGACTTCTACGGTCGGTACGCCAAGGCGATCGAGGAGCGGTTCCCGGGCCGGTGGATCGGCAAGGTCGTCGCCCAGGCCCTGCCGAAGGCGGACGTGCAGCGGTTCCACGACTACGGGATCCGGATCTACCACCCGAACTACGAGGTCTGGGACAAGCGGCTCTTCGAGCTCTACTGCCCCGGCAAGGAGCGGTACGTCGGTCGCGAGGAGTGGCACCGCCGGATCCTCGACTCCGCCGAGATCTTCGGGCCGCGCAACGTCATCCCGAACTTCGTGGCCGGGATCGAGATGGCCGAGCCGTTCGGCTTCACCACCGTCGACGAGGCGATCGAGTCGACCACCGAGGGGTTGCAGTTCTTCATGTCCCGGGGGATCACCCCCCGGTTCACCACCTGGTGCCCCGAGCCGACCACCCCGCTCGGCCGGACCAACCCGCAGGGCGCGCCGCTGGAATACCACATCCGGCTGCTGGAGGCGTACCGGGCGACGATGGAGGCGAACGGCCTGAGCAGCCCGCCCGGCTACGGCCCGCCCGGGGCCGGCAACGCGGTCTTCTCGGTCAGCTCCTTCATGGACACCCTGCCGCCGAACTGA